From a single Lactococcus carnosus genomic region:
- the cls gene encoding cardiolipin synthase, which translates to MISILETILTFIRTHVSTVIFLINIMLSLVIIFRERKSTSSTWSWLFVVNVLPIFGFILYILIGRGISDYRIFELKSQLKHGFKAEIERAKKAYSEDKFLTKITDNHVIGQLLHMLFISEESLVSMNTGVNLFTDGREKFDALIADIAKASHHIHVEYYIFRMDNIGKEVTAALIAARKRGVEVRVLIDSWGSNGTKHRHFKDLIAAGGEVVYFFPLILPLINPRTNYRLHRKIVVIDGQIGYTGGFNIGDEYVSITKKFGYWRDNHLRVTGDVVYSLQNRFIMDWNSQHQYEIKESLPYFPETKASGNLTAQFVTSGPDSKREQIKMTYLKMINGAEDEIIIQTPYYIPDDAIHEALKLALLSGVKVKLLIPNKPDHPFVYWATYYYSGSLVGYGAEVYTYEMGFVHAKTIIVDGSFASVGSANFDYRSFMLDFEGNMVIYDRDFAQQLRKNFLDDVKVSQQLTLERYAQRSAVIKFKEGIARLIGPML; encoded by the coding sequence ATGATTAGTATTTTAGAGACTATTTTGACATTTATTAGAACACATGTTAGCACCGTTATTTTCTTAATTAATATCATGCTATCACTAGTGATTATTTTTAGGGAGCGAAAAAGCACGTCATCAACATGGTCGTGGTTATTTGTGGTGAATGTCCTACCAATATTTGGCTTTATTTTATATATCTTAATTGGTCGTGGTATTTCTGATTATCGAATTTTTGAGCTGAAGTCACAGCTTAAACATGGATTTAAAGCAGAAATTGAGCGTGCCAAAAAGGCCTATTCCGAGGATAAATTTTTAACCAAGATAACAGATAATCATGTAATCGGCCAGTTACTACATATGCTATTTATCTCAGAAGAATCATTAGTTTCCATGAATACTGGGGTTAACTTATTTACAGATGGGCGGGAAAAATTTGACGCCTTAATTGCGGATATTGCAAAAGCAAGCCACCATATTCATGTGGAATACTATATTTTCAGGATGGATAATATCGGTAAGGAAGTAACGGCTGCCTTGATTGCAGCCAGAAAACGTGGCGTTGAGGTGCGTGTTTTGATCGACTCATGGGGATCAAATGGAACCAAACATCGCCATTTCAAGGACCTGATTGCAGCTGGTGGAGAAGTCGTTTATTTCTTTCCGCTTATTCTGCCTTTGATCAATCCTAGAACAAACTATCGATTGCATCGAAAAATTGTTGTCATTGATGGCCAAATTGGCTATACCGGTGGATTTAACATTGGGGATGAATATGTGTCAATAACCAAAAAATTTGGCTATTGGCGTGACAATCATTTGCGTGTGACAGGAGATGTGGTTTATTCGCTTCAAAATCGCTTCATCATGGATTGGAATAGCCAACATCAATATGAAATTAAAGAGTCCCTGCCTTATTTTCCCGAAACCAAAGCATCTGGTAATCTGACAGCTCAGTTTGTCACAAGTGGTCCAGATAGTAAACGGGAACAGATTAAGATGACCTATTTGAAAATGATTAATGGTGCTGAGGATGAAATCATCATTCAAACGCCCTATTATATCCCAGATGATGCCATTCATGAGGCCTTGAAACTGGCACTGCTTAGTGGTGTCAAGGTCAAATTACTGATTCCAAATAAGCCAGATCATCCCTTTGTTTATTGGGCAACTTACTATTATAGTGGCAGTTTAGTCGGCTATGGTGCTGAGGTTTATACTTATGAAATGGGATTTGTGCATGCCAAAACAATTATCGTCGATGGTAGTTTTGCCTCAGTAGGCTCTGCTAACTTTGACTATCGAAGTTTCATGCTTGATTTCGAGGGTAATATGGTCATTTATGATCGTGACTTTGCCCAGCAACTTCGAAAAAACTTCTTAGATGATGTCAAAGTGAGTCAGCAATTAACGCTGGAACGCTACGCACAACGTTCGGCAGTTATCAAATTTAAAGAAGGTATTGCGAGATTAATTGGGCCGATGCTGTAA